The following are from one region of the Microtus pennsylvanicus isolate mMicPen1 chromosome 15, mMicPen1.hap1, whole genome shotgun sequence genome:
- the LOC142835982 gene encoding ubiquitin-conjugating enzyme E2 N-like → MARLPHRIIKETQCLLTEPVPGIKAEPDENNTYYFPTVVLGPQNSPFEGETFKFELFLPEEYPPKYAPKVHFMTKMCFPNVDKMERISLDILKNMWSPELQIHTVLLSTQALLSASNHDDLLVNNAIEEGRPMEPKP, encoded by the coding sequence ATGGCCAGGCTGCCCCACAGGATCATCAAGGAAACCCAGTGTTTGCTGACAGAACCAGTTCCTGGCATTAAAGCAGAACCAGATGAGAACAACACCTATTATTTTCCTACAGTCGTTCTTGGCCCCCAGAATTCCCCCTTTGAAGGAGAGACTTTTAAATTTGAACTATTCCTTCCAGAAGAATACCCACCTAAATACGCACCTAAAGTACATTTCATGACTAAAATGTGCTTTCCTAATGTAGACAAGATGGAAAGAATAAgtttagatattttgaaaaatatgtgGTCCCCAGAACTGCAGATCCACACAGTTCTGCTTTCAACCCAGGCTTTGTTAAGTGCATCTAATCATGATGATCTGTTAGTTAATAATGCAATCGAGGAAGGAAGACCAATGGAGCCCAAGCCATAG